Proteins encoded by one window of Sphaerodactylus townsendi isolate TG3544 linkage group LG04, MPM_Stown_v2.3, whole genome shotgun sequence:
- the POU3F3 gene encoding POU domain, class 3, transcription factor 3 produces MATAASNPYLASNSILSAGSIVHSDSGMQPGSVAVTSVSGGVYRGDPSSVKMVQSDFMQGAMAASNGGHMLSHAHQWVTALPHAAAAAAAAAAAAAAEAGSPWSSSPVGMSGSPQQQQQSQQQQQQQQQQPDVKGGGGRDDLHGGGALHHRPPPPHLGPPHQGHWGAAAAAHLPSMAAQQQQQQQQPLLYSQPGGFTVNGMLSPPPGSQSLVHPGLVRGDTPELAEHPGHHHHHHHHPHAHPHIPGGGGGPGPGGGLNSHDPHSDEDTPTSDDLEQFAKQFKQRRIKLGFTQADVGLALGTLYGNVFSQTTICRFEALQLSFKNMCKLKPLLNKWLEEADSSTGSPTSIDKIAAQGRKRKKRTSIEVSVKGALESHFLKCPKPSAQEITNLADSLQLEKEVVRVWFCNRRQKEKRMTPPGIQQQTPDDVYSQVGNVNSDTPPPHHGLQASVQ; encoded by the coding sequence ATGGCCACGGCGGCGTCGAACCCCTACCTGGCCAGCAACAGCATCCTGTCGGCCGGCTCCATCGTGCACTCGGACTCGGGCATGCAGCCGGGCAGCGTGGCCGTCACCTCGGTCTCGGGCGGCGTCTACCGGGGTGACCCGTCGTCGGTGAAGATGGTCCAGAGCGACTTCATGCAGGGAGCCATGGCGGCCAGCAACGGCGGCCATATGCTGAGCCATGCCCACCAGTGGGTCACCGCCCTGCCCcacgccgccgctgccgccgctgccgctgcagccgccgccgccgccgaggccGGCTCGCCCTGGTCCAGCAGCCCGGTGGGCATGAGCGGCagcccccagcagcagcagcagtcccagcagcagcaacagcagcagcagcagcagcccgacGTGAAGGGCGGCGGCGGGCGCGACGACCTGCACGGCGGCGGGGCGCTGCACCACCGGCCGCCGCCCCCCCACCTGGGCCCGCCGCACCAGGGCCACTGGGGGGCCGCGGCGGCCGCCCACCTACCCTCCATGgcggcccagcagcagcagcaacagcagcagccgcTGCTCTACTCGCAGCCGGGCGGCTTCACGGTCAACGGCATGCTGAGCCCGCCGCCAGGGAGCCAGAGCCTGGTGCACCCGGGCTTGGTGCGCGGCGACACGCCGGAGCTGGCCGAGCACCCGGgacaccaccatcaccaccaccaccacccgcacgCCCACCCGCACATCCCCGGCGGCGGAGGCGGGCCCGGGCCCGGCGGGGGGCTCAACAGCCACGACCCCCACTCGGACGAGGACACGCCGACCTCGGACGACCTGGAGCAGTTCGCCAAGCAGTTCAAACAGCGGCGCATCAAGCTGGGCTTCACGCAGGCCGACGTGGGCCTGGCGCTGGGCACCCTGTACGGCAACGTCTTCTCGCAGACCACCATCTGCCGCTTCGAGGCCCTGCAGCTGAGCTTCAAGAACATGTGCAAGCTCAAGCCGCTGCTGAACAAGTGGCTGGAGGAGGCCGACTCCTCCACGGGCAGCCCCACCAGCATCGACAAGATCGCCGCGCAGGGCCGCAAGCGCAAGAAGCGGACCTCCATCGAGGTGAGTGTCAAGGGGGCCTTGGAGAGCCACTTTCTGAAATGCCCCAAGCCCTCGGCCCAGGAGATTACGAACCTAGCGGACAGCCTGCAGCTGGAAAAGGAGGTGGTCAGGGTATGGTTTTGCAAtcggaggcagaaagagaaacgGATGACCCCCCCGGGGATCCAGCAGCAGACGCCCGACGACGTCTACTCGCAGGTCGGCAACGTGAACTCCGACACGCCGCCCCCCCACCACGGACTCCAGGCCAGCGTGCAGTGA